ACACCGTGTTCGTCTGGCACACTATCACCGGCGCTCATTCTGCCCGTCATGTCATGCTTACTTTATCCCGGGAGTAAATCTCCGGGTCAGAATTCAGCATGGGAAGATAATCTATACCTGCGGTATCTGCGGAGCAGTTACCCGTATCCCCCTCAATAAAAAAACCGAATCAAGGTGAAAAACAATCTCAGATATTACAGAATCCTATATCCAGACCCTGAAACCAACCATATGGGTCGGCAAAAACGGCTACACCGAAGATCTCGTTGCCGAGGTTCGCCACCAGCTTGACGCACGCAAAGTTATCAAAATCAAATGGCTACAGAATTCCGATATGAATGCCGAGGAGGTTCAGGACCTTGCCAAAGCCGCTTCAGCCGAGGTCATTGCCGCGCGTGGGAGGATGGTCGTTCTTGGTGCCAAAAACCGGGGAAAGGTCTCCGAAACCACGCCTTCGAGACGAACGCCGCCGAAAAATCTCTCGGCACGTAACAAGATCAAGTCTTCTTTCCTCGGAAAGAAATAACTCTTGTCTTTTTTCTAGGGAACATATATTATCTTCTGACTCTAATTTGTACAGACTGTTAATGTCATCAATCACGGAAATGTTCCGTGAAGCATGTCTCCAACATGCGGCATACAGTGAGGATTGTCAATGACTACAGTGTTTGATATTCCGGCAGACTTACTCATCGCAAAGGTAGCAGACGAACTCAAGAACGAGTCCGTTATTAAAGCACCCGAGTGGGCAGAGTATGTCAAGACGGGAGTACACAAGGAGATGCCGCCGGAAAATCCAGACTGGTGGTATGTTCGTTCCGCAGCAGTGCTGCGTAGAATTTACGTTGACGGCCCAATTGGAGTTGAGCGTATGCGCTCTGTTTACGGCGGTCTGCAGGACCGCGGTTCCAAGCCGTCCCACTTTAGAAAAGGCAGTGGTAGCATTGCCAGAAAAGTCATGCAGCAGCTCGAAACTGCCGGCTACCTCGAAAAGGTTACCGGTGGCCGCAGTGTTTCTGCAAAAGGCCGCAAATTCCTCGACAACATCGCCTACTCCATTAAGGATCAGGCAGTCGAGACTGCGCCCGGACTCGCAAAGTATTAAAAATAATAACTGACCAATTGAAGGTGATTCAAGATGGGAGACGATGAACTCGCAGAGATCCGCCGTCAGCGTATGATGCAGATGCAGCAGCAGCAGATGGCGGAACAAGACCAGATCCAGCGTCAGCAGCAGATGCAGGCACAGATTCAGTCTGTACTCATGCAGGTAATGGAGCCTGAAGCTCGTGAGCGGTTAAACACCATCCGGCTTACAAAACCGGAGTTTGCCGCTTCCGTCGAGCAGCAGATTGTATCTCTCGCCCAATCCGGACGCCTGCGTCAGAAAATTACCGATGAACAACTCAGACAGCTGTTAACTCAGATTGTCCCGCAGAAGAAGGAATTCAATATCCGCAGGGTTGGATGAAAGTAGGTGTGCTCTACAGCGGCGGTAAAGACAGCAGTCTTGCCGCGGTCCTGTTGTCACGGGATTATGATGTGGAGCTTTTGACCTTTGTCTTTGACGAAACCCATGCCGTGCCTTCTATCGAGGCGGCGGCAAAGGAAACCGGTTTCCCCTGGAAGAAACTGGTCTTTGCGCCAGGTTTCCTTGATGAAGTCGTGGACAGAATAGTTCATGACGGGCATCCTGCAAATGCTATCAACGAAATCCACCGACGGTCCCTCTGTGCTGCAGCACAGGAATATGAGGTGGTCGCTGACGGAACCCGACGAGATGACCGGGTTCCGATGCGGACACAGTCTGAAGTGCAGAGTCTGGAGATGAAGTACGGGGTAAGTTATATCCGCCCCTTACTTGGCATCGGAAAAAAAGAGATCATCCGGTTAGCGGAAAAGTTCTTTGAGATCGCCTACGGCGAAACCGGAACGATTCCAAACGGTGACTTCGAAAACGAGATCAGGTCAGAAATGACTCGGAGAGGAATAGACTTTGTGTCTCTCTTCCCGAAAAATCATGAACAGTCTCTGATCATCAAGAAAAAAATGGTGAATGAACCATGAGCAAACTTACCAAAAGCCGTAAGATTCGTCTTGCAAAGGCAACCCAGCAGAACCGCCGCGTTCCTGCCTGGGTCATGATCAAAACCAAGCGTACCGTTGTGTCGCATCCAAAGAGACGCAACTGGAGACGCAGCACTCTGAAGGTGTAAAAAAATGGTAGAAGTGCAAAAAGAACAGGTATACGTGATCCCGCTCCGCGATGTAAAGCGTGTTCCGTGCTACAAGCGTGCAAACGCAGCTATCAAAGACATCCGTGGCTACCTCGAGCATCACATGAAAAGTGATGACGTTAAGCTCGATAAGAGCATTAATGAACTCGTCTGGGCACGCGGATCCCAGAAACCGCCAAGACGCATTCGTGTTCGGGCAATGAAGTTCGAAGATGGTCAGGTCCAGGCAGAACTTGCTGAGGAATAAATGGACCAGACCCTGTCATTGAATGGTGACCCGAACATCGGCGTGTATGCCCGTGTCTTTGAAGATCTTGCCGTAGTCCCGGTCGAAGCTCCAAAAGAGTTCCGGGACAAAATAGCGGAAGCTTTGGATGTCGAGGTTATTGAAACCTTTATCCAGGGTTCCTCTGTCATAGGTCTCCTCCTGACTGGCAATTCCCGCGGATTTGTCGTTTCCGGTCTCATTCAGGATTCAGAACTCGAAATCCTTCAGGAGTACGGCGACTGTCTGCTCCTTGGAGAAGAGATGAATGCGGCAGGGAACGTAATCCTGACCAACGATTCGTTTGCCGTCGTGCATCCGGACATATCGTCTGTGATGCGCGAAATGGTGGCGGATTTTCTGAAAGTCAAGATAATCCCGATGTCCTTTGCAGGAGTCGGAACGGTCGGTATGACATGCGCCTGTACAAATACAGGTGTTCTTCTGCCGGCAAGAAGCACTCCCGAGGAGATCGAAAAACTGGAAAAGAGCATTGATAATGCTAACGTCGCTATTGGAACCGGATCCGTCAACATGGGTTCGGGGCTTATAGGTACCGGTCTTCTGATCAACAGTAAAGGATATCTGGCAGGTAACGCTACCACGGGCTATGAACTTGGTAGAATCGAAGATGTATTTGGATTCTTGTGAAAAATTCCTATTTTTCACGAGTTGAGCATGCTTAAAAAAAGTATGCGATTTCTGTGAGGTGAAATGAATGCCGAAATTTGAGGTAAAGGGCACGTTCAAAAATGATGGACAGATGAAGCCCTTCACAAAAATAGTCGATGCACCTTCCGAGAAACTTGCTGGAGAATTCACTCTTGCAACGATCGGAAGCAAGCACAGACTCGAACGCAAGTATATTACCATTGACGCTGCAAAGGCTATTAATGGCGAGTAATACTGATCAGGCATCCCTGGAGCAGGAGGTCCGCTCCCTCCAGGCATATGCCAATGAATATTCCCAGCAGTTTGAACTTCTGACCCAGCAGCTGCGGTTCATCGAATCGGCACGCGGGGAAGCTTTAACGTCCACCGAGTCGCTGGAAGCTTTCAGCGGTCTGGAAGGAGATGTACCCACTCTTCTGAATCTGGGCGGGGGCATATCAGTTCATGCCATCGTCACCGACACGAAGAAGATCCTGGTTGGGATCGGCGCAGGCATCACGGTTGAAAAACCGGTCGAAGAAGCGATCACGTTCCTTCACGACCGGGTCACTGAGATGGATGCATCCGCAAAACGGCTTACCGAGTCCCTTGGAAAGCTTCAGGAACAGATGCGGGCCGTTGAGCAGAGAATGCAGGAAATCTATTCTCAGACTCAGCACCGCTGAACTTCTCTTTTTTCCCGTTCCGTTCGCCATCACGCAAAACGCCTAAGTGTTTCAAAAAAAGGCGGGTGTTATCTTCTTTTGATCAGCAGGAAAGCGGCCGCCAGACCAAAAAGCATTCCTGCCGGCAGGATCGGTGACTTCGCAGCTCCGGTATCCGGGAAATCCGGCTCTTCGAGATAGAACGCATCGTCATCAAGATAATCATCGAGTTCGACTAGCCAGTAACAATTATTTTCATCCAATGCAGTAAAGACTAAATCTTCTGCAGGATCATCGCCGAATGTGAAACTGTCTGCGGAATATACCGTGGAGATCGCCTCTTCTTTTTCGTTGTAGACTTCAATAAGCGGTGTGAACACATCGCCTGGTAAAAGTTTCGTATCTCCCCAGAGGTTCGTACGCGAATACCAGCCGTCTTCCGATACGGATTCAACAAACAAATAGTTCGTCTTCATCGCGTTCATATCGACAACGGCAGTGATCACCGAAGGATGCGTTATGTCCTTTCCGTTGATCTCTCTCGTTATGTTTCCGAATATCAGATACACATCTTTGACGGACTCATCTTCGACGACGGAGTATGCATACGTCATTGATACGAGTACATCTGCATTTTTGTCGTCACTTCTCAGGACAAACCAGGATCCGTCCCAGTCTGGTTCCTCATACTCGCCGGTCGGAACGGAAATCCAGAGGCCGTCCTCGGAGTGAGCGTATATTTCCTCGAGTGGTGTTTGACCGACTATGATGCAGTTCGAATCAGTGTAATACACATAATCGGCAAACGCCCACGTCGTCTCCGTTTCGTCATGAACAACGATCGTTCGGCTGTCGGTATTCCCGCTCTTGTACGAAGCGCTTGGCTGACTTTGGCTGCCGGTTTTGCTCATATAGCTTGAGAAATACTCATACCATCCGTTTCTTCCAAACGCTATGCTTTGAGGGATCGCCTTTGTAAAGTCCTCTTTTGGTGCTACAATGGATACGCCGTTTGCAGCACTGAAATGGGTGGAGTGATCTTCTGCGACAACGTAATTCTGCAGTGAGGTCATCAGAGATCCGGCGGCTCTATGCAGTTCGGTCGTATCTTCGGTGTTCGCGTAAATCAGGTCCGCAAACTGATAGAGATCTACCGACGCCACCCTTGATCCATCATCCGACCTACCATAGCCTTGGACAGTTGTGTAGATATCTCCGAGAGCTGCAAGCGAGTCTTCGTTGTTGAGACTGTCTTTTAGCGAAGTCCCGAGTACGTCAAGGGATGCTACTACATTCTTTGCTTTCTGGAGACGGACAAGGGAGAGGGTTTTCCGATTCTCGTTCGTGCCTGATATATACGCAGAAATGATGCTCTTTCCAACTTCCTCCGGGGTCATCACCGGGTCGCTGGAGAACGCCTTACCGATTCCGACGTAATTGAGTCCGATCCCCGGAACATTCTCTTCGGATGCGAGAAGGAAATCCGCGTGCGTATCTAAGGCATCGGCCACTTCAAGGGATGCCATCTGACAGGCATCGAAGATAATGATATCATAAGGTTTGGAGGCAGCAATGCCGGTCTGCAGATCAGCCACACTCATTCATGTGTCGAACAGTTCGTTCGCACCAAATCCCTCATACCCTCCTCCATGATTCCAGAAGAGGAGATATCTGTTGGCTGATGCGAGATCATTTTCTGTAGAATAGGATTCTGCATACTGCAGACCCTCAGATAATGCACCTGACGATGAGATGTCCACGTCCGAAATCCGGATAAGAACATATTCTGTTGGGGTCCGGTGACCTCCGTCTGATCCGACGATGCCGTCCTCAAGATCTTTTTTCAGAAGGTCCAGATTTGTTATGGAAAGGCCGTTGTCCCATCCTGTTTGGTCAGCTCCTCCGTATATCACTAAAATATCAGTGATTTCCGGATCCAGATTGTTTACGAGATCGTTGAGATTCATGGAAGCAAGATGATCCTCCCCCGACTCCAGGTCGGATCCGACCATGTAAAAGACCAGATAATTTTCACTTGACGCTGAAACCGGAACAATCATCGCAGTGATGAGGAGCAGGAGAATTCCTCCAAGAATCAGAGTTTTTTGGACCACACCGTTTGATATCAATATATTCCAGTCATCGGTCTAAGTTAATATGGCATTCCCTCAGGTCTAACAGAGAGGAATTTATATTCACAGGACCGAATTAATAGATAATGTTTGAAGGACTGAAAAATAAGCTCGGTCTCGGGAAAAAAAAGAACCCGATTCCGGAGACGGAAGCGCCCGTTCCTGCCGCCGTCGAAACAATACCATCACCCCAGCCTGAGGATAAAAAAGCCCCGGGCTTCCTCAATAAAATCAAAACTCTTGTAGTAGAACACGAGTTTGTCCTCTCCGAAAAAGATATCGAGGAATCCCTCTTCGAACTCCAGATGGTCCTCCTGGAGTCCGATGTCGCTTATCCGGTAGCCGAGGCGATCACCGAACATATGAAAAAAGAACTCGTCGGCACTCACCGAAAGCTTCGCGAATCGGCCGATGATGTTGTCACGAACGCTCTTCGGCATGCAATCGAAGAGGTTCTCGGCGAGGGGTTCGATCTCGTATCCTATGTCAGAACGCATGACCGTCCGGTCAAGATCCTCTTCACCGGCGTGAACGGGACCGGGAAAACGACCTCGGTTGCTAAGATCGCCCATTATCTTCAGAGTCAGGGACTATCCGTCGTGGTCGGGGCGGGCGACACGTTCCGTGCCGGGGCCATTGAACAGATCCGGGTTCACTGTGATCGGCTTGGGATAAAACTCATCGCCCATCAGGAAGGTGCCGATCCCTCGGCAGTTCTCTACGACACCGTCGAGTACGCCAAAGCCCACAAAACTGATGTGGTTCTTGCGGATTCAGCAGGGCGCTTCCACAATCGTGTCAATCTCATGAACCAGCTCGAAAAAATCAAGCGGGTCATGAAACCCGATCTCGTCTTCTATGTGGACGAGGCCGTTGCGGGAAACGATGCCGTCATCCGTGCCGAAGAGTTTGAAAAGACCGTCTCCACAGACGGTGTCATTCTTACCAAGGTCGACATGGATCCAAAAGGCGGTGCTGCGATTTCGATTGCCTACACGATCGGAAAACCTCTTGTTTTCCTGGGAGTCGGGCAGGGATATGACGATATGAAACCGTTCACTCCCTCGCTGATTATCGATGAAATATTTGGAGATGACTAACATGGGACTCGATACACTTTCCAACTCACTCAAGGACGCAATGAAGAAACACGCCGGCAAGACGGTCATTGACCGTGCCGCAGTCGACGAACTCGTTCGCGATCTCCAAAGAGCCCTGCTCTCGTCGGATGTCAACGTCAAACTCGTGATGGAGCTCTCCAAGCAGATCAAAGCCCGTGCTCTGGACGAAGATCTTCCCAAAGGCATCAACGCCCGTGAACATGTTCTCAGAATCGTGTATCAGGAGCTGGTAAATCTTGTCGGCAAAGAGGCCGAGTTCTCCTTGAAACCGCAGAAGATTCTGATGGCCGGTCTGCAGGGTTCGGGTAAGACCACCACGACCGGCAAACTCTGCCGCTACTTCCAGAGAAAAGGGCTGAAAGTAGGGGCGATCGGTGCCGATAATTTCAGGCCCGGAGCGTATGCCCAGCTGGAAACACTCTGTAAAAAGATCAATGTTCCAAGTTACGGTGATCCAAAAGAGAAGGATACCGTAAAAATCGTCAAAGACGGACTTGCAGCCCTGAAAGATGTGGATGTCATCATTGTCGATACCGCCGGCCGTCATGCGCTGGAAGATGAGCTAATCGATGAGATCAAGCAGGTCAACGCATACCTCAAACCCGATCACCGCTGGCTCATCATCGACGCAGCTCTCGGTCAGGCGGCCCGTGATCAGGCAAAACGGTTCCATGAAGCGATCGGCATCGACGGCGTGATCGTGACGAAGATGGACGGTACGGCGAAAGGAGGAGGCGCCATGTCTGCCGTCGCCGAAACCCAGTCAGGAATCGTTTTCATCGGTAACGGTGAGACGATCGACGATCTCGAACGTTTCGATCCAAACGGATTCATCTCCAGACTTCTCGGCATGGGCGATCTCAAAGCCCTCGTCGAAAAGGCTGAGGAGTCGATGAATGCCGAGGATGTCGATATCAACGCCATGCTTCGGGGAAAGTTTACGCTGAACGATATGTATAAACAACTCGAAGCGGTACAGAAGATGGGTCCGTTAAAGCAGGTTCTCTCCATGCTGCCGATGGGCAATATGAACGTCCCATCCGATGCTTTGGAAGGAACCGCCGACAAGATGAAAAAGTTCAGAATCATCATGGACTCCATGAACCCCCAAGAACTTGACGAACCTGCCCTGATCAACACATCCAGAATGATGCGTGTTGCCAAAGGATCCGGGTCCTCGGTCGAGGAGGTGCGCGATCTGATCAAATACTATAAAATGATGCAGAAAACGCTGAAAGGATTCAGAGGGAACCGGATGGCGATGGGCAAAATGATGAAACAAATGCAGAAAGGCGGCATGGGACCTATGGGTCCAATGTAAGCCCGTTTTTATTACGATTTCATATAAGTCAGATTATAATTGTCTATCCCGGTCCCATCCGGGAGGATAGTAAAGTGGATCAAAGCCGCTTTGTAGTAGTTAATGTACGTGTTTTCTTCGTAAGAATACCAGACTAGTTCCCACGGTTTGTCAGAGACTCCATACTGATTCGTCCAGAATGAAAGACCCGTGTAGTTGGCATATATCTCATTTTTTATCGTATAGAGCATCCCGTTATATTCATACGCGCTGATCGCTTTCCATGTTCCGACGTATCCGTCAAGCGGATCTCCTTCTTCTCTGACAAAGGTTCGTCCCTCTTCATCGGTGGCATACATCCCATCCTCCGAGATTATTGCGATCCATGAGTCGTAGGCATATGCATATGACCCGTCTTCATTTTGGATCCAGGTCATATTGGAGACATAATCGGCTCCGTCATCATAAACCCAGGTCTCTGTTCCTTTACAACCGGGATTGAACGTGATTACGATCTGTGTTACATTTGGGGTGGGAAAATCGATGAGCTTTTCACTCGTCCAGGTGCCGATGATAGTATTTGGGGTACTGACGCACCCTGCCGAACAGATAATTACGAGGATTGCGGCAAGGACGAGCGGCAGATTTTTCATCCATACATCTGGTCTCTACGGTATCTTATATGTGTCGAACGTATGGTGTCAACCGTGATAATTTCAATCAAAAATGAGTTTTTACCAAAAAATGAGGTTAAAGAAGCATAGTATTCTGGTGTTTTGTCGAATGTAAATTCATGTGGGACTCACTCACCTTTCCTGCTGATCTCTTCCCGAATCCCAAACAAATACTCCTGAGCATATCCCGCATACTGACCAAAATGTTCTCTGGCAAACGATCCTGCTTTTTTATATGAGAGTTTTCGTGTACCTCCAAGATATTTTGTCCTAAGGATTCTCTCGATCCATACATCAACCGGGAACGCCTCGTATTTTTCAAAGCCAAACAGCAGGACACAGTCTGCCACCTTTGGCCCGACGCCATTTAGCATCATGAGTGTCTCATGTGCCTGAGAATACGGCATATCTGCAATCTTCTCTGCCCAGTGGGGGTCGGAGGCAGCCATTTCTGCAGCCCCGCAGATGTATGCGTCACGATACCCCACTTTGCATGTACGTATCGAACAGATCTCCTCTTCTGAGAGGCACTTTGCGTCCGGGAATGTGTGGAATGTCACCCCGTCTATTTCTAATTGGTTGCCATATTTCTCTGCGAGATTCTCGATCCGCATCATAATTCCGGGAATATTTGCACACGTCGCGCAGATATATGACACTAGACACTCCCAAGGATCCTGCCTGATGATCCGAAGACCGCGGCACTTTTCGATTGCTGCGTGGATCAGGGGATCTCTGTCTATATCATTAAGGATATCGTCAAGGGGGATATCAAGGCCAAAGTATCTGATGAGTTCCTTCTCGGTCGGTCCATCATACAAAAGAAGATCTCTCTCCTGCTGGATCTTCCATATTTGGTCTCCAACAGGTGCATACCAGAATCCGTTATGCTGCCGCCACCGAAATGCCTGCCCGCAGGAAACCGTCAGATCAAGCTGAAACGGTGTATCTTTCAGAGAAAATCTATGCATAAAAAAAGTTATTCTTTGAGCATCAGAATGCCCAGAAGAATTGCACCAAGGCCGCATAAGGCGAGAACAAGTCCGAATCCTCCCAATACGAACTGGATGAACAGATCAAAGTTGAACCAGATTCCAAGAATACCGAGAGCAAGAAGAATAATACCTACAATCAGAGTGATAAGTCCTGTTTTATCCATATTAGTATGTAATCGGTTTGTGCTTATATGCGTTGCGTCATCATTTCATCTTCCTTATCCAGAAGTATTCTATAGTATTCACAGCAAAACTACACAATAGTCATTATTTAGGCACTATGAATACGCATGCAGCCGATGACGGCGGCATCCGCGCTTTTTCTTCCGCCGAGAAGTCGGACGAATTCACGTTCGTTGGTTATGTCGCCGAAGTAGAGGTCGTAGATGCGGGCGGTTTTTTCTTCTTGATTTTCGGGAGCGGCCACATTTCCATTCAGGGATTCTTCCATGAAGGTTACGATCATGGGTGATCCATCTTTGCCGAACTGTTCTTTGAACTGATACATGACCCTGATCTTGGATTCAGGGACGTAAACTCTGAATTCAGGCATTTGTCAGTGTTCCCCGTTTCATGTGTTCTCTGATGAGAGCGAGGATGACTTTCGATGTCCTCGGATTTGGATACTTTTTCGTGAATGCAGCGAACGTCTTTTTGTCAGGGTCGCTGATCGTGAGGTTGAAATGTTCTTTCATTTTTTTATCACATCCCCTCTTTTTCAGAGGTTTTTCCAGCAGTTTCACCGGGGTCATTTCCCCCTCGTCTGCATACAAAATAATTATTTTTCTATGCATATTGGTGTATGTTTTTTTTTTCAAAAACGAGAGATTATTTCAATAATTGCAACATAATTTAGGGAAAATAAGAGTGCTGATTTTGGGCGTCGAAGTGGATGTGGGTGTCCTTTTGGCCGGTTGGATTATGGCCGGCGGTTTGCTGCATTTTTTCTTGGTATCACGCTATTTTTGCTGGTTTTGGTTTTTCGGGAGAGGTCCCCGGAATATATCTTTTGTTGGATTGTGAGTATTTATACCCCGAACCGCGCGGTGCGATAATGCCTCCGCTTTTGGAGAAAACCGGGTGCTCAGTGAGAGAGGAGGGGGGGTTTACGATGCAAAAAATGAGGTTGGGGAAGCGGGGACCTTTAGGTCCCTTAGCGGAGCAAATCTTTGATTTGCAACTGGGCGGGGCGGACGCTGAAAGCGGACGCCCTCAGCTGAGGCGGATTGACGGCGCAGCCGGCGATCTTAGCTAAGCAAGTCGATAGACTTGCGACCAAATCTTTGATTTGCGACTGGGCGGGGTGGACGCTGAAAGCGGACGCCCTCAGCTGAGCAAGGCTTTGCCTTGCGAGGGGGAGAAGAACGTGAAGATTCGGGAATGGAGCGGTATGAAGGTCGGGAAGGAGTTGGTTGGGTGTGGATACATGAGATAGAACCAACCGCGAACCGCAAATCAGAGATTTGCTCTCCGACTCGCTTCGCTCGCTTGAATCGGCGCGAATCCCGCAAGCCGTTGGCTTGCTCTCAGAATTGGATTTGCTGATCCTCACTTTCGCAATCCAGCTTCGCTGTCTTGCTCATCCCTCATCGGGAGCGTTCGGGCAAATCCTGTCGGCGCCCCAGCGCCTCCTGTGAGAGAGATGTTCATTGATCATTACATATGAGATGGTGGTTCTTTTCTGGCAATCGCAAAATGAGATGGAGAGAGGAATTGCAGTTGGGAGGCGCTGGGGCGCCGACAGGATTTGCCCGAACGTTCCCGATGAAGGGACGAGCAAGTCGAGGGCGGGCTGACCCGCAGGGGAGGCCTCAGCCGAGCAAGGCTTTGCCTTGCGAGAGACTTGCGAGAGTGAGGAATAGCAAATCCGATTCGCCTCGCCCGAAGGGCGGATTCGCGCCGATTCAAGCGAGCGAAGCGAGTCGGAGAGCAAATCTCTGATTTGCGGTTCGCGGTTGGTTTTTTCTCAGGTTTCCACACCCAACAAACTCCTTCCCGAATTGGATCGGTAGTTCCGGGGTCGTTTTTGGGACGATCTTCACGGACGAAATTTTGTTCATTTTTCGCAAACCAAAGATTTGCTCAGCTGAGGGACCTAAAGGTCCCCGCTTCCACTCGCAAACAGGTGTTTCGATTCCATTTTGACCTCTCGGGAACAATTTTTGAGGGATTTTCTCTAATGATTTTCGGCGGGTAAAAATCGAAATCGGCAGGATTTGGCGTATTTTCGATTTGGTGAGGTCATAGTATATATATTGAGAGGGAGGCGCCTGGAAAAAACGATACCCCGGGAAAGACTACCTACCTACCGCGTTACTAATTTATATAGTAGTAATTTTTATTTTGATTCTTCTCTCTCTCTCTCTCTCTCTCTCTCTCTCTCTCTTCTGTAATGTACATAAAATAATAATAATAAGAGACTAGGCGCCTAAAAAAAAAGTGATTGATGAGAGATTTTCTTCCGCTCTAGGTCACTACCTAGGTAGGTAGTCTGGCGGGTGTCATCGTTTTTTTCAGGCGCCTGGGGTTTTCTTTATATAGTTTTGGTGTTTTACCGGCGAAATCGGTAGCATTCGGAGTATTTTTTGTTGAGTGATAGTTTTTTGCTGGTTAAAAGAGGGATGTTTTTGATCGGCGGAGGGTCATTTTCCAATCGAAATGGCTATTTTCGGGTGGAGGTGGAGGGGGATGTGGGGGTGTTTGGACTGCAGATATTCTCTCCATCTTACCCTGACATCAGGTATTTCGGCCAAGAACCCCCTCATTACCGCGGATCATCCTTCTCAAAAGCATAGATCGCAGCGATCTCAGCACCATTCAATGGGAACGGCACTTCGGAGTATGATGAGATGTTAAATAATGAATTTAGATTGATGTGCGAACCTGACGGTTCCATATATTTCTTTCCGGTTGGGTTTGTATCATAGTAGGTGGAAGCTGGATATGTGCCATTCACATATATTCTGAGCGTCTCTGCCGTAGTTGTTCCAGACTGATTGAAGACCCCTGCTGCATGATACCAGGTCCCCACGACCATCTCTACTTTTGATCGTACATGGTTAAATGATGGGATGCCTGAATCAGTAAGCACTATTTTGAACTCGATTTTGGGATAGTTGTAGTATTGGATTGACCACCCCCCGAAGAGCTCAACGAAGCGTGCCCCGTCGTTGACCGTACCACTATCGGATAATCATAAATGTCGCTATCTCTCTTCACCCACGCCATCGCCGTAACCCCCGGATCTCTTACTGCAAGTATCATCGAGCTTGTTCCAACCTCTCCCGAAGTAACATTCCGGATATCCAAACGAACCGTGTATGTTCCT
The sequence above is a segment of the uncultured Methanocorpusculum sp. genome. Coding sequences within it:
- the ftsY gene encoding signal recognition particle-docking protein FtsY — encoded protein: MFEGLKNKLGLGKKKNPIPETEAPVPAAVETIPSPQPEDKKAPGFLNKIKTLVVEHEFVLSEKDIEESLFELQMVLLESDVAYPVAEAITEHMKKELVGTHRKLRESADDVVTNALRHAIEEVLGEGFDLVSYVRTHDRPVKILFTGVNGTGKTTSVAKIAHYLQSQGLSVVVGAGDTFRAGAIEQIRVHCDRLGIKLIAHQEGADPSAVLYDTVEYAKAHKTDVVLADSAGRFHNRVNLMNQLEKIKRVMKPDLVFYVDEAVAGNDAVIRAEEFEKTVSTDGVILTKVDMDPKGGAAISIAYTIGKPLVFLGVGQGYDDMKPFTPSLIIDEIFGDD
- a CDS encoding DNA glycosylase; amino-acid sequence: MHRFSLKDTPFQLDLTVSCGQAFRWRQHNGFWYAPVGDQIWKIQQERDLLLYDGPTEKELIRYFGLDIPLDDILNDIDRDPLIHAAIEKCRGLRIIRQDPWECLVSYICATCANIPGIMMRIENLAEKYGNQLEIDGVTFHTFPDAKCLSEEEICSIRTCKVGYRDAYICGAAEMAASDPHWAEKIADMPYSQAHETLMMLNGVGPKVADCVLLFGFEKYEAFPVDVWIERILRTKYLGGTRKLSYKKAGSFAREHFGQYAGYAQEYLFGIREEISRKGE
- a CDS encoding LamG-like jellyroll fold domain-containing protein; translation: MLTDSGIPSFNHVRSKVEMVVGTWYHAAGVFNQSGTTTAETLRIYVNGTYPASTYYDTNPTGKKYMEPSGSHINLNSLFNISSYSEVPFPLNGAEIAAIYAFEKDDPR
- a CDS encoding signal recognition particle protein Srp54 — translated: MGLDTLSNSLKDAMKKHAGKTVIDRAAVDELVRDLQRALLSSDVNVKLVMELSKQIKARALDEDLPKGINAREHVLRIVYQELVNLVGKEAEFSLKPQKILMAGLQGSGKTTTTGKLCRYFQRKGLKVGAIGADNFRPGAYAQLETLCKKINVPSYGDPKEKDTVKIVKDGLAALKDVDVIIVDTAGRHALEDELIDEIKQVNAYLKPDHRWLIIDAALGQAARDQAKRFHEAIGIDGVIVTKMDGTAKGGGAMSAVAETQSGIVFIGNGETIDDLERFDPNGFISRLLGMGDLKALVEKAEESMNAEDVDINAMLRGKFTLNDMYKQLEAVQKMGPLKQVLSMLPMGNMNVPSDALEGTADKMKKFRIIMDSMNPQELDEPALINTSRMMRVAKGSGSSVEEVRDLIKYYKMMQKTLKGFRGNRMAMGKMMKQMQKGGMGPMGPM